From the genome of bacterium, one region includes:
- a CDS encoding MFS transporter → MRELSKVRLGLIGSSFIGIRATHTFIGVLIPLFLSLFTESKAVIGIIMGLGPLIGVVVFPLAAFYSDKVSTYLGKRTPFILTGVIIAIISFIFCGQSTKLISIIFYLVGIWIGISLIQGPMLPLISDIVGVAQRGKAFGFLAFFGIIGALLINSVGGILYGVNKSFAFYFVATLLLLTGIIVLKIKEPSWSIEFKKRARTDHIEKIRFRMKLRVHLEELLVEKEPVKFIALMFLFMFGIGLILPFIPLFFKDAFNVPDSKIPLLFAIPLLVGLPATIVYGYLADKFAVKKILYFSAIFQIITISGFAFVKNVGQAIGLMILTALFGGSRVLVDTVFSNIVPSSKKGEFWG, encoded by the coding sequence ATGAGAGAATTATCCAAGGTTAGATTAGGCCTAATAGGTTCATCATTTATAGGGATTAGAGCAACTCATACCTTTATTGGAGTCCTAATCCCCTTATTTCTTTCATTATTCACTGAAAGCAAGGCCGTCATCGGTATAATAATGGGTTTGGGCCCTTTAATTGGAGTGGTGGTATTTCCTCTGGCGGCTTTCTATAGTGACAAAGTTTCAACATATTTAGGCAAAAGAACGCCTTTCATATTGACAGGAGTTATTATTGCTATCATTTCTTTTATATTCTGTGGTCAGTCCACTAAATTAATCTCAATTATATTTTATTTAGTGGGGATTTGGATTGGGATAAGTCTAATTCAAGGACCGATGCTTCCTCTCATATCCGATATTGTGGGAGTTGCTCAGAGAGGTAAGGCCTTCGGTTTTTTAGCATTTTTCGGGATTATTGGTGCTTTATTAATAAACTCAGTTGGCGGAATTCTGTATGGAGTGAATAAATCGTTTGCATTCTATTTTGTTGCTACTCTTTTATTGCTTACTGGGATCATTGTCTTGAAGATAAAGGAACCCTCTTGGAGTATAGAATTTAAAAAAAGGGCTAGAACTGACCATATAGAAAAAATTAGATTTAGGATGAAATTACGTGTGCATCTGGAAGAATTACTTGTGGAAAAAGAACCGGTAAAGTTTATAGCATTAATGTTCCTTTTTATGTTTGGGATTGGTTTAATTTTACCCTTTATACCCCTTTTTTTTAAAGATGCTTTTAACGTTCCGGATTCTAAGATTCCGTTATTGTTCGCTATACCTCTTTTAGTCGGCTTGCCAGCGACAATCGTATACGGGTATCTGGCTGACAAATTTGCTGTTAAAAAAATTCTTTATTTTAGTGCAATTTTTCAAATTATTACCATATCAGGTTTTGCTTTTGTTAAAAATGTTGGTCAAGCAATCGGGCTTATGATTCTTACTGCCCTGTTTGGGGGTAGTCGAGTTTTAGTAGATACTGTATTTTCAAATATTGTACCATCTTCTAAAAAAGGAGAGTTTTGGGGA
- a CDS encoding Gfo/Idh/MocA family oxidoreductase: MRVGIIGYGMIGEIYDSILSSLDWVEVCGIVEKDEGKRNKISAASKVKLFSDYQELIETAKPDVIFICTPIIFHEEIARYAIERNIHTLCEKPLAIDVHKSLELYKLAKEKGIYHTTGLQYILDPVVIEAKNMIESGALGDLYYMRAILDEGGSYRVDWSDYALKGIVPSDPRISWRFDKSKGGGVLFESGCHMVNVARFLFGDLKKIVAFKTPSGDQCGDILTQTVAVFDKIPQGSFTVSYFGRSIGHNFEFEIIGSKGQCVVRPFLDLTYFPKSSDKEEKKNAGPLLMKLLMKYGEKYKALRLMHMTEKINDMSKSMDFPGRDFLRIWAWGIAENTIRFLIGIKEKRQIVPSFFEAVKAQEVAEAVYLSCREGRAVELPLLDY; encoded by the coding sequence ATGCGAGTTGGAATAATTGGGTATGGAATGATAGGTGAGATTTATGATTCTATTCTGTCTTCGTTGGATTGGGTGGAAGTGTGTGGTATTGTCGAAAAAGATGAAGGGAAAAGAAATAAAATTTCTGCAGCGAGCAAAGTAAAACTATTTTCTGATTATCAAGAATTGATAGAAACTGCAAAACCTGACGTTATTTTTATTTGTACCCCTATTATATTTCATGAAGAAATCGCACGATATGCTATTGAGAGAAATATACATACCTTGTGCGAAAAACCTTTAGCTATTGATGTACATAAGAGTTTGGAATTATATAAGTTAGCCAAAGAGAAAGGGATATATCATACGACTGGCTTACAGTACATTCTCGATCCAGTAGTTATAGAAGCTAAGAATATGATTGAAAGCGGAGCCTTGGGTGATTTATACTACATGCGTGCTATATTAGATGAAGGAGGAAGCTATCGAGTTGATTGGAGTGATTATGCTCTCAAGGGAATTGTTCCGTCTGACCCGAGAATCAGTTGGAGGTTTGATAAATCAAAAGGTGGCGGAGTTCTTTTTGAATCTGGATGTCATATGGTAAATGTCGCAAGATTTTTATTTGGCGATTTGAAGAAAATTGTAGCATTCAAGACACCAAGTGGCGATCAATGTGGTGATATTTTAACCCAGACGGTTGCGGTATTTGATAAAATTCCTCAAGGTAGTTTCACTGTAAGCTATTTTGGACGGTCCATTGGTCATAACTTCGAATTTGAGATTATTGGCTCGAAAGGTCAATGCGTTGTAAGGCCTTTTTTAGATTTGACTTATTTTCCTAAGTCAAGTGATAAGGAAGAGAAGAAAAACGCTGGACCATTGCTGATGAAATTGCTGATGAAATATGGTGAGAAATATAAAGCCTTGAGATTAATGCATATGACTGAAAAAATTAATGATATGTCAAAATCGATGGATTTCCCTGGAAGAGATTTTCTACGAATATGGGCTTGGGGTATAGCCGAAAATACAATTCGTTTTTTAATAGGAATAAAGGAGAAAAGACAAATAGTTCCCAGTTTTTTTGAAGCTGTCAAGGCGCAAGAAGTTGCTGAGGCAGTGTATCTCAGCTGCCGAGAAGGACGAGCAGTGGAGCTACCGTTATTAGACTACTAA
- a CDS encoding glycosyltransferase family 2 protein, translating to MISVIICTYNRPNDIGRVVKSVLSNTYPDYELLIIDQSNTDETKKIVEKCITKNSHLKYLWSVRGKSRAVNLGVKEAEGDIIAFTDDDCVVSEDWLEKIAITLDRITTDSIIVFGSVKPAEHDVRRGFIPANKIRYAEFKGPLSIKKVGTGGIMQANMVVRKNFFEKVGYFDEVLGPGGELKAALEYDIVYRALKKGFKIIHVPTIEVEHHGFRTWEEGKLLFERYIIGTVGTFCKHIRCMDFNAVLLLLILIPFDLVVYTNNIISLKFSLLDSLYLLVLIYRIYLISFLKGIIKSMKFNVDKRNMVYLREK from the coding sequence ATCCAATACCTATCCTGATTATGAGCTTTTAATTATCGACCAGAGCAATACAGATGAAACAAAAAAGATAGTTGAAAAATGTATCACTAAAAACTCACATTTAAAATATTTATGGTCGGTGCGAGGAAAATCTAGAGCTGTAAATTTAGGTGTGAAAGAGGCCGAAGGAGATATTATTGCATTTACTGATGACGACTGTGTCGTCTCAGAAGATTGGCTCGAAAAGATAGCTATTACATTAGACAGAATTACCACAGACTCAATAATAGTTTTTGGCAGTGTAAAGCCTGCTGAACATGACGTAAGAAGAGGATTCATTCCTGCTAATAAAATACGATATGCTGAATTTAAAGGGCCTCTTTCCATTAAGAAAGTGGGTACGGGAGGAATAATGCAAGCAAATATGGTCGTAAGGAAGAACTTTTTTGAAAAGGTGGGATATTTTGATGAAGTCTTAGGGCCAGGAGGAGAACTGAAAGCAGCATTAGAATATGATATTGTTTACAGGGCACTAAAAAAGGGATTTAAGATAATCCATGTTCCTACAATAGAAGTAGAGCACCATGGTTTTAGAACTTGGGAAGAGGGAAAATTACTATTCGAGCGTTATATAATTGGAACGGTTGGTACATTTTGTAAACATATTCGATGTATGGATTTTAATGCAGTGTTATTACTTTTGATTTTAATTCCTTTTGATTTGGTCGTATATACTAATAATATTATTTCGCTAAAATTTTCACTCCTAGATTCATTATATTTATTGGTTTTGATATATAGAATCTATCTCATCTCGTTTCTAAAAGGAATAATTAAGAGTATGAAATTTAATGTTGATAAAAGGAATATGGTATATTTGAGAGAGAAATAA